In Gadus chalcogrammus isolate NIFS_2021 chromosome 13, NIFS_Gcha_1.0, whole genome shotgun sequence, a single genomic region encodes these proteins:
- the rfesd gene encoding Rieske domain-containing protein isoform X1 — protein MFDCCLFFGELSCAMEGKKDARGEAHFVGMREELIEAKRSLRTLEGRDVLVIYHLETFYAMDSYCYHEAGALQTGDIEELGGKLCIICPNHKYKITLAEGEGLYKYTDPKEKSPVAMWLSKGPKQRVHSITEANGEVYVKLSEDPQRLDSDFYQGERGKVQRASIEAAKAAKAAKALQEKKSR, from the exons atgtttgatTGCTGCCTGTTTTTTGGAGAATTGTCTTGTGCCATGGAAGGGAAGAAGGATGCCAGAGGAGAGGCCCACTTCgtggggatgagagaggagtTGATTGAGGCCAAACGCTCCCTCAGAACACTAGAGGGAAGAGATGTGTTGGTCATCTACCACCTGGAAACTTTCTATGCTATGGACTCTTACTGTTATC ATGAGGCAGGAGCTCTGCAGACTGGTGACATTGAG GAATTGGGCGGCAAACTGTGCATTATATGTCCAAACCACAAGTACAAGATAACGTTGGCTGAAGGGGAGGGGTTATACAAGTACACCGACCCCAAGGAGAAATCCCCGGTTGCCATGTGGCTCTCTAAAGGCCCGAAGCAGAGAGTCCACTCGATCACCGAGGCCAACGGGGAGGTCTACGTCAAACTGTCAGAAGACCCTCAACGGCTGGATTCAGACTTCtaccagggagagaggggcaagGTGCAGAGGGCCAGCATCGAGGCGGCCAAAGCAGCCAAAGCAGCTAAAGCCTTACAGGAGAAGAAATCCCGATAG
- the LOC130401860 gene encoding ubiquitin-associated protein 1-like: protein MAARKSGSDNYNNGPLSYLEDVPFKINERFRCPAKVGLPVGFCLPDCGSVLSDLQYDFSLERRSVRWGQELAEARAGEARAEEAAAAARQEAETQAALAQDVDNRDGNRHSGKDQDPPPPALNPVLAGLCHNDILTPLPAPSLGPRKALPSTPLVHCLNLADFEREEDPFDKLELKTLDDREELRNILESQPQPPPPPSISPPEPAQIPPVVHGSSPPNTNTSHLVKPGFVHKPNGFVGLMDMDRAGGPGRGALDSDDRPCNIRSLTFPKLSDPGDSEPARMGYHPLPVPVPRRNVVNGSPPAFPKTHVIVPPDPSSHPRNGAPKPTHPGAGTGGLPCGGALLSLTPSERQCVETIVGMGYSYEGVLRAMQKQGQNVEQVLDYLFVHGRLCERGFDAIAVEECLEMYKCSEEKALQFLELMSRFGEMGFERETIKEVLLVHNNDQDKALEDLMARATAS, encoded by the exons ATGGCTGCAAGGAAGTCTGGATCGGACAACTACAACAATG GTCCCCTCAGTTACCTGGAAGATGTTCCCTTCAAAATCAACGAGCGGTTCCGCTGCCCTGCCAAAGTTGGGCTGCCTGTTGGGTTCTGTTTACCTGATTGTGGTTCCGTACTGAGTGACCTGCAG TATGACTTCTCCCTGGAGAGGAGAAGTGTGCGTTGGGGACAAGAGCTGGCCGAGGCCCGGGCAGGCGAGGCGAGAGCAGAagaagcagcagctgcagccagACAGGAAGCAGAGACCCAGGCTGCCTTGGCCCAGGATGTTGACAACAGAGATGGGAACAGACATTCCGGAAAGGACCAGGACCCCCCACCACCTGCACTCAACCCAGTTCTAGCAGGACTTTGCCACAATGACATCCTCACCCCACTCCCAGCACCGAGCCTGGGGCCTAGGAAGGCCCTGCCCAGCACTCCTTTAGTGCATTGCCTCAACCTGGCTGACTTTGAACGGGAAGAGGACCCTTTTGATAAGCTGGAACTCAAGACTTTAGATGATAGGGAGGAGCTACGCAATATCCTCGAGAGCCAACCAcagcccccgcctcctccctctatTTCCCCACCAGAGCCTGCCCAGATTCCGCCAGTCGTGCATGGTAGCTCTCCTCCTAACACCAACACCAGCCACCTGGTTAAGCCAGGCTTTGTTCACAAACCGAATGGGTTTGTTGGTCTGATGGACATGGATCGAGCAGGGGGCCCGGGTAGAGGAGCACTGGACTCGGACGATCGACCCTGTAACATCCGGTCGCTTACATTTCCCAAATTATCCGATCCTGGTGACAGTGAGCCAGCTCGCATGGGCTACCACCCTCTTCCAGTCCCAGTTCCCCGACGTAACGTAGTAAATGGCAGCCCACCAGCGTTCCCAAAGACCCATGTGATTGTTCCCCCGGACCCATCCAGCCACCCTAGGAACGGAGCTCCGAAACCG ACCCACCCAGGGGCGGGCACGGGGGGTCTGCCATGCGGGGGAGCTCTTCTCAGCCTGACCCCTAGTGAGCGCCAGTGTGTTGAAACCATCGTTGGCATGGGATACTCCTATGAGGGAGTCTTGCGCGCCATGCAGAAACAAGGGCAGAATGTGGAGCAG GTGCTGGACTATTTGTTTGTGCATGGACGTCTGTGTGAGCGGGGATTTGATGCCATTGCTGTGGAGGAGTGTCTAGAGATGTACAAGTGTTCAGAAGAAAAG GCCTTGCAGTTTCTTGAGCTGATGTCAAGATTTGGTGAGATGGGCTTTGAGCGAGAGACTATAAAAGAGGTGCTACTGGTCCACAACAATGACCAGGATAAG
- the rfesd gene encoding Rieske domain-containing protein isoform X2 translates to MEGKKDARGEAHFVGMREELIEAKRSLRTLEGRDVLVIYHLETFYAMDSYCYHEAGALQTGDIEELGGKLCIICPNHKYKITLAEGEGLYKYTDPKEKSPVAMWLSKGPKQRVHSITEANGEVYVKLSEDPQRLDSDFYQGERGKVQRASIEAAKAAKAAKALQEKKSR, encoded by the exons ATGGAAGGGAAGAAGGATGCCAGAGGAGAGGCCCACTTCgtggggatgagagaggagtTGATTGAGGCCAAACGCTCCCTCAGAACACTAGAGGGAAGAGATGTGTTGGTCATCTACCACCTGGAAACTTTCTATGCTATGGACTCTTACTGTTATC ATGAGGCAGGAGCTCTGCAGACTGGTGACATTGAG GAATTGGGCGGCAAACTGTGCATTATATGTCCAAACCACAAGTACAAGATAACGTTGGCTGAAGGGGAGGGGTTATACAAGTACACCGACCCCAAGGAGAAATCCCCGGTTGCCATGTGGCTCTCTAAAGGCCCGAAGCAGAGAGTCCACTCGATCACCGAGGCCAACGGGGAGGTCTACGTCAAACTGTCAGAAGACCCTCAACGGCTGGATTCAGACTTCtaccagggagagaggggcaagGTGCAGAGGGCCAGCATCGAGGCGGCCAAAGCAGCCAAAGCAGCTAAAGCCTTACAGGAGAAGAAATCCCGATAG
- the nudt2 gene encoding bis(5'-nucleosyl)-tetraphosphatase [asymmetrical]: MAAVRACGFIVFRRLARSTPPPNNIEYLLLQTSYGEHHWTPPKGHVDPGEDDLTTALRETQEEAGLEAKHLRVVEDFAKELRYEVRGKPKEVLYWLAELRDPEATVTLSEEHQDYRWAPLEEACSLAQYKDLQDTLKAAQKHLT, translated from the exons ATGGCGGCAGTGCGAGCATGTGGCTTCATAGTGTTCCGTCGCTTAGCCAGGTCTACACCTCCTCCAAATAACATTGAGTACCTTCTCTTGCAAACCTCCTACGGAGAACACCACTGGACCCCACCTAAAG GTCACGTAGACCCGGGGGAGGATGACCTCACCACAGCCCTGAGGGAGACCCAGGAGGAGGCAGGCTTGGAGGCCAAGCATCTTCGGGTGGTTGAAGACTTTGCAAAGGAGCTCCGTTATGAGGTGCGGGGGAAGCCCAAGGAAGTGTTGTACTGGCTCGCCGAGCTGAGAGACCCAGAGGCGACCGTGACTCTGTCTGAAGAGCACCAGGACTACCGCTGGGCCCCTCTGGAAGaggcctgctccctggcacaGTATAAAGACCTCCAGGACACCTTGAAGGCAGCACAGAAACACCTTACCTAA
- the rfesd gene encoding Rieske domain-containing protein isoform X3 has protein sequence MREELIEAKRSLRTLEGRDVLVIYHLETFYAMDSYCYHEAGALQTGDIEELGGKLCIICPNHKYKITLAEGEGLYKYTDPKEKSPVAMWLSKGPKQRVHSITEANGEVYVKLSEDPQRLDSDFYQGERGKVQRASIEAAKAAKAAKALQEKKSR, from the exons atgagagaggagtTGATTGAGGCCAAACGCTCCCTCAGAACACTAGAGGGAAGAGATGTGTTGGTCATCTACCACCTGGAAACTTTCTATGCTATGGACTCTTACTGTTATC ATGAGGCAGGAGCTCTGCAGACTGGTGACATTGAG GAATTGGGCGGCAAACTGTGCATTATATGTCCAAACCACAAGTACAAGATAACGTTGGCTGAAGGGGAGGGGTTATACAAGTACACCGACCCCAAGGAGAAATCCCCGGTTGCCATGTGGCTCTCTAAAGGCCCGAAGCAGAGAGTCCACTCGATCACCGAGGCCAACGGGGAGGTCTACGTCAAACTGTCAGAAGACCCTCAACGGCTGGATTCAGACTTCtaccagggagagaggggcaagGTGCAGAGGGCCAGCATCGAGGCGGCCAAAGCAGCCAAAGCAGCTAAAGCCTTACAGGAGAAGAAATCCCGATAG
- the LOC130401861 gene encoding ubiquitin-conjugating enzyme E2 R2, producing the protein MAHQTTPSSQKALMMELKSLQEQPVEGFRITLVEESDLYNWEVAIFGPPNTLYEGGYFKAHIKFPIDYPYSPPTFRFLTKMWHPNIYENGDVCISILHPPVDDPQSGELPSERWNPTQNVRTILLSVISLLNEPNTFSPANVDASVMFRKWRDSKGKDKEYAEIIRKQVLSTAAEAERDGVKVPTTLAEYCVQTRVPSQDSSSDLLYDDLYDDDMEEEDDDEDESEMESGGEASTTGGSGTSTRRYDNQDDSGNEDS; encoded by the exons ATGGCCCACCAGACCACCCCAAGCTCCCAGAAGGCCCTGATGATGGAGTTGAAGTCTCTTCAGGAGCAGCCAGTGGAGGGATTCCGCATCACACTGGTGGAAGAGTCTGACCTGTACAACTGGGAGGTGGCAATTTTTGGTCCACCAAACACACTCTATGAGGGAGGCTACTTTAAG GCCCACATCAAGTTCCCGATCGATTATCCATACTCGCCGCCAACCTTCCGCTTCCTCACCAAGATGTGGCATCCCAACATCTACGAG AATGGGGACGTTTGCATATCCATCTTGCATCCTCCTGTGGACGACCCTCAGAGTGGAGAACTTCCTTCAGAAAGATGGAATCCCACTCAGAACGTTAG GACCATTTTACTAAGTGTAATTTCTTTGCTCAATGAGCCCAACACGTTCTCCCCTGCCAACGTGGACGCGTCCGTCATGTTTCGTAAGTGGCGGGACAGCAAGGGCAAGGATAAAGAATACGCTGAAATCATCAG GAAGCAGGTGCTGTCCACAGCAGCAGAGGCGGAGCGCGACGGGGTGAAGGTGCCCACCACCCTGGCAGAGTACTGCGTGCAGACCAGGGTGCCGTCCCAGGACAGCAGCTCGGACCTGCTCTACGACGACCTCTACGATGACGacatggaggaagaggacgatgaCGAGGACGAGAGCGAGATGGAATCTGGCGGAGAGGCCAGCACCACCGGGGGTAGCGGCACGTCCACCCGCCGCTATGACAACCAGGACGACTCCGGCAACGAGGATTCATGA